The Streptomyces sp. NBC_01463 DNA window ATCACGCAGGCCAGGATCTCCTCGCCGTACCGCTCGTCCGCCACCCCCACCACCTGCACGTCCGCGATCTTGGGGTGCCGGTAGAGGAACTCCTCGACCTCCCGCGGGTACACGTTCTCGCCACCGCGGATGATCACGTCCTTGATCCGGCCGACGATCTGCACGTAGCCGTCCTCGCGCATCACCGCGAGGTCCCCGGTGTGCATCCAGCGCCCCGCGTCGATGACCTCCGCGGTCCGCTCCGGCTGGTCCCAGTAACCGAGCATCACGCTGTAGCCACGGGTGCACAGTTCGCCCGAGGTGCCGCGCTCCAGCGTCACCCCCGTCGCCGGGTCGACGACCTTGACCTCCAGGTGCGGAAGCACCCGGCCGGCGGTGCCGGTACGGCGCTCCAGGTCGTCGTCGCGGCGGGTCTGGGTGGAGACGGGTGAGGTCTCCGTCATGCCGTAGCAGATGGACACCTCGTCCATGTGCATCTCGGCGACGACCCGCTTCATCACCTCGACCGGGCAGGGCGATCCGGCCATGATGCCGGTGCGCAGCGAGGAGAGGTCGTACGAGGCGAAGGCGGGGAGGTTCAGCTCCGCGATGAACATGGTGGGGACGCCGTACAGCGAGGTGCAGCGTTCCCGCTGGACGGCGGCGAGCACCGCGGCGGGTTCGAAGGCGGGGGCCGGGATCACGATGCAGGCGCCGTGCGAGGTGATGCCGAGGTTGCCCATGACCATGCCGAAGCAGTGGTAGAAGGGCACCGGCAGGCAGACCCGGTCCTGTTCCGTGTACGCGACCAGCTCGCCCACGAAGTAGCCGTTGTTGAGGATGTTGTGGTGGGAGAGGGTGGCTCCCTTGGGGAAGCCGGTGGTGCCGGAGGTGTACTGGATGTTGATCGGGTCGTCGCAGGACAACCCGGCCTCGCGGGCGTCGAGTTCGGCGGCGGTCACCGGTCCGGCGGCGGCGAGCAGCTCGTCCCAGGAGCGGTCGCCGATGTAGTGGACGGCCCGCAGGGCGGGGCAGTCGGCCCGGACCTGGTCGACCAGGGCGCGGTAGTCGCTGGTGCGGTGCGCGAGCGAGGCGACCAGCAGCGAGATCCCGGCCTGCTTGAGCACGTACTCCAGCTCGTGCGCCCGGTAGGCGGGGTTGATGTTGACCATCACGGCGCCGATGCGCGCCGTGGCGTACTGGACGAGCACCCACTCGGGGCAGTTGACCGCCCAGATGCCGACCCGGTCGCCCTTGGCCACGCCCGATGCCATCAGCGCGCGGGCCAGTTCCCCGACGTCCGCGCCGAACTCCGCGTACGTCCAGCGCCGCCCGGACGGCACGTCGACGAGCGCCTCGCGGTCCGGGTACGCCTGGACCGCCCGGTCGAGGTTGCGGCCGATGGTGTCGCCGAGGAGCGGGGTGGTGCCGGTGCCGTGGGCGTAGGACGGCTCGGTCATGTCAGGTCCCCCTCGCTGTACTCGGTGCCGGTGCCCCGGGCGGTGCGCTCGCGGAGCTCGATGCGGCGGATCTTCCCCGAGACGGTCTTGGGCAGCTCGGCGAACTCCAGCCTGCGGACCCGTTTGTACGGGGCGAGCACGGCCCGGGAGTGGGCGAAGAGCACCTTGGCGGTGTCCGGTCCCGGCTCCCAGCCTTCGGCGAGCACGACGTACGCCTTCGGGACGGCGAGCCGCACCGGGTCGGGGGCCGGTACGACAGCCGCCTCGGCGACGGCCTCGTGCTCCAGCAGGGCGCTCTCCAGCTCGAAGGGCGAGATCTTGTAGTCGGAGGCCTTGAAGACGTCGTCGGCGCGGCCGACGTAGGTGATGTAGCCGTCCTCGTCGAGGGATCCGATGTCGCCGGTGCGGTAGTAGCCGCCCGCCATGGCCTCGGCGGTGCGTTCCGGATCGCCGTGGTAGCCGGTCATCAGACCGACCGGGTGGCCGGACAGGTCGAGCGAGATCTCGCCCTCGACCGCGCCGGGCTCGCCGCTGACGGGGTCCAGCAGGACCACCTGGAAGCCGGGGCTGGGGCGGCCCATCGAACCGGTCTTCAGCACCTGGCCGGGGGTGTTCGCGACCTGCACGGCGGTCTCCGTCTGGCCGAAGCCGTCGCGGATGGTGACGCCCCAGGCGCGCCTGACGGTCTCGATGACCTCGGGGTTGAGCGGTTCGCCGGCCGCGACGACCTCGCGCGGCGGGGTCTTCAGCTGGGACAGGTCTGCCTGGATGAGCATGCGCCACACGGTGGGCGGGGCGCAGAAGCTGGTGATGCCCGAGCGCTCCATCTCGGTCATGAGCCGGCCGGCGTCGAAGCGGGTGTAGTTGAAGATGAAGACCGTCGCCTCGGCGCTCCACGGG harbors:
- a CDS encoding AMP-binding protein is translated as MSASSATETFRAARDFLLQHREDYTAAYEGFRWPRSAHFNWALDWFDVIAENNDRTALHIVEEDGGRTEVSFARMSARSNQAANWLRAQGVREGDRILVMLGNQTELWETALAAMKLRAVVIPATPLLGPADLRDRVERGRVRHVLVRDTDTAKFDEVPGRYTRISVGAETDGWLSYSGADEQPETFTADRETDADEPLMLYFTSGTTASPKLVEHTHVSYPVGHLSTMYWIGLKPGDVHLNISSPGWAKHAWSNLFAPWSAEATVFIFNYTRFDAGRLMTEMERSGITSFCAPPTVWRMLIQADLSQLKTPPREVVAAGEPLNPEVIETVRRAWGVTIRDGFGQTETAVQVANTPGQVLKTGSMGRPSPGFQVVLLDPVSGEPGAVEGEISLDLSGHPVGLMTGYHGDPERTAEAMAGGYYRTGDIGSLDEDGYITYVGRADDVFKASDYKISPFELESALLEHEAVAEAAVVPAPDPVRLAVPKAYVVLAEGWEPGPDTAKVLFAHSRAVLAPYKRVRRLEFAELPKTVSGKIRRIELRERTARGTGTEYSEGDLT
- a CDS encoding AMP-binding protein; protein product: MTEPSYAHGTGTTPLLGDTIGRNLDRAVQAYPDREALVDVPSGRRWTYAEFGADVGELARALMASGVAKGDRVGIWAVNCPEWVLVQYATARIGAVMVNINPAYRAHELEYVLKQAGISLLVASLAHRTSDYRALVDQVRADCPALRAVHYIGDRSWDELLAAAGPVTAAELDAREAGLSCDDPINIQYTSGTTGFPKGATLSHHNILNNGYFVGELVAYTEQDRVCLPVPFYHCFGMVMGNLGITSHGACIVIPAPAFEPAAVLAAVQRERCTSLYGVPTMFIAELNLPAFASYDLSSLRTGIMAGSPCPVEVMKRVVAEMHMDEVSICYGMTETSPVSTQTRRDDDLERRTGTAGRVLPHLEVKVVDPATGVTLERGTSGELCTRGYSVMLGYWDQPERTAEVIDAGRWMHTGDLAVMREDGYVQIVGRIKDVIIRGGENVYPREVEEFLYRHPKIADVQVVGVADERYGEEILACVIPADPADPPSLEEVRAFCHEQLAHYKVPRLLRIMETFPMTVSGKVRKIELRETYAR